One window of Rasiella rasia genomic DNA carries:
- a CDS encoding DUF4296 domain-containing protein produces MIKNILFILLSVWLVGCQEVKRPEKPDNLIPKETMVALLTEIYLGNSARSIDNKRIREQGIKLDSFLFATYNVDSLQFAKSNAYYTADINTYNEIFNEVHARLEKLKEVENARKLEINARKRAKADSIKSNKTSTKEELDTVKEKQGLIDPVTEEEQ; encoded by the coding sequence ATGATAAAGAATATTTTATTTATACTGTTAAGCGTGTGGTTGGTGGGCTGCCAGGAAGTAAAACGTCCTGAAAAACCAGATAATTTAATCCCAAAAGAAACCATGGTCGCTTTGCTTACCGAGATTTACCTTGGTAACTCTGCTCGTAGTATAGATAACAAACGAATTAGAGAACAGGGAATTAAGTTAGATTCTTTTTTATTTGCTACCTATAACGTAGATAGCCTTCAATTTGCAAAAAGTAACGCCTATTATACCGCAGATATTAATACCTATAATGAGATTTTTAATGAGGTACATGCGCGTTTGGAAAAATTAAAGGAAGTAGAAAACGCACGAAAGCTTGAAATTAATGCTCGAAAAAGAGCGAAAGCAGATTCAATAAAATCTAATAAGACTTCAACTAAAGAAGAATTAGATACCGTTAAAGAAAAGCAAGGATTAATAGATCCTG